The following are from one region of the Vibrio rarus genome:
- a CDS encoding DUF3320 domain-containing protein — MKIKSVFEKSRQELLDMGLRGNTLLSLGKGSKVLEIVDEKSSQVFDILVNKNRTMKFLAAPENLKDDNTPLQLSALTDHLHGKVGDKRFEDAALQTQLFAQNLDSRLLKIHAESMTYVQEQGVDILYVATGFLKWYEDDNSDKPRYAPLVLIPVKLVRVEAGDAFKVSYTDADLGTNLTLAAKLRMDFAIELPKFDSEQDDFTLEHYFTQVSEAIAKERRWQVVADKMALSFFSFGKFQMYQDLSDEVWPEGKKPSQHNVMQSLYGGGFESDRNHLNATPMDVNKAEAIQLVLDSDSSQTEAVLAARAGTNLVIQGPPGTGKSQTITNIISQALADDKKVLFVAEKMAALDVVKRRLDNCNIGDFVLELHSNKANKKAVLGSLEEALLQKAPITPQHSDDIQKLVALRAQLDDYSRAVNAPIKESGVSYQVALGHSMHAQQTLTDQGIDLSELPEVAATVSDWSHTQFKEVLGNIQELVDYLAVHGAPCENSFSSTRLQEASPSMLTNAKQCGETLAKVQGEIVDVITHLAKRAELHMTVESFADAMKALQSLSVIAAKPNLQGVSTESSQWASNGDSILQFAQHGLELQQSMQQLQGEFVESAFDYDWTQTRGVFSTTGKKWWRFLSGDFRKLKANFAGLRKDGLTGNVDEWLVSIDALLQVKSNQRQFIESAQAAIQVIGDNYRKERTDWAALLEPMQWVYNATKAIEDESIDSSVARFFDTSDVPVTTDQLASINELLEQRDSMVQGLCDDLQLDSEAFMQQIASAKGQQITGFINDLDNFYELVRFNRISERLNQQHLHAWSVLAYTWQSQPDLMRLGFQYAYYSQLVNEVYEQEQAIKEFDRVAHEQCIAQFKSIDKQLFSFAQEKLVDDLFSRLPNPSARGEVETLRREFNKKRRHLPIRRLLNRAGRAIQQIKPVFMMSPMSIATYLDPATIEFDLVVFDEASQVKVADGLGAILRGKQVIVVGDTKQMPPTSFFGRQYSLDDEEAEESMTADIESILGMFLAAGSPERMLRWHYRSRHESLIAVSNQEFYDNKLMIFPSSGINPHAKGLSFNYLPHTTYDRGGARVNVGEASEVAKAVMEHATHSPEQTLGIVAFSTAQRDTILLEVDRLRKENPHLEHFFAEHAQGEDFFVKNLENVQGDERDTIFISIGYGKTQEGRLPMSFGPVNSDGGERRLNVLISRARMSMQVFCNFKADEMPTTGETPFGVRALKNFLHYAETKELVRPAETGKEPDSPFEEEVISTIRSLGYQVQPQVGCAGFYIDIAVRDPAKPGRYMLAVECDGATYHSSKSARDRDRIRQGVLEGLGWRFHRIWSTDWFRNRQKATQRLDEALKSAKAFYANYDENAPVAKPAAKPAPKAKIERVEVAEVAEVHSAANYTVMDVAQLSLTPEQTIPETPVAVLAADIETVLTIESPMHTKHLAIRLLSAIGATRSGARINRAIASAIAQLQLQGKVSVDGDFVIYPKTETTVRNRKSLPSNERKFDFVSDTEIAMAARETVRDTFSIAQDELVKCVTEILGFSSTSQGMKRRVEAVLNQQQEAGKLNLQGDTYTVASK; from the coding sequence ATGAAAATCAAAAGTGTGTTTGAAAAAAGTCGTCAAGAATTACTGGATATGGGGCTACGTGGCAATACCTTGCTCAGTTTAGGTAAAGGCTCGAAGGTGTTAGAAATAGTTGATGAAAAGTCTTCGCAAGTGTTTGATATTTTAGTAAATAAAAATCGAACCATGAAGTTTTTAGCTGCACCGGAAAACCTAAAAGACGATAACACGCCGTTACAACTCAGTGCTTTAACCGATCACCTACACGGTAAGGTCGGTGATAAAAGGTTTGAAGACGCCGCTTTGCAAACACAATTGTTTGCGCAGAATTTAGATTCAAGGCTACTGAAAATTCACGCTGAATCCATGACCTATGTTCAAGAGCAAGGGGTCGACATTCTGTATGTGGCCACCGGGTTTTTGAAATGGTATGAAGATGATAACTCAGACAAACCCCGTTACGCCCCATTAGTCTTAATTCCGGTAAAATTGGTACGTGTTGAGGCAGGGGATGCGTTCAAAGTGAGCTACACAGATGCGGATTTGGGTACCAACCTCACATTGGCTGCCAAATTACGCATGGATTTTGCCATTGAACTGCCAAAATTTGACAGTGAGCAAGACGATTTCACGTTAGAGCACTATTTCACTCAAGTGAGTGAGGCCATCGCTAAAGAGCGTCGTTGGCAAGTCGTCGCAGACAAAATGGCCTTAAGCTTCTTCTCTTTTGGTAAGTTTCAAATGTACCAAGACTTATCTGATGAAGTTTGGCCGGAAGGTAAAAAGCCGTCACAACATAATGTCATGCAAAGCTTATACGGTGGTGGTTTTGAATCCGATAGAAACCATTTAAACGCCACCCCGATGGATGTCAATAAAGCGGAAGCGATTCAGCTAGTATTAGACTCCGACTCCAGCCAAACAGAGGCAGTATTAGCCGCCCGTGCCGGCACTAACTTGGTGATTCAAGGGCCTCCTGGGACCGGTAAATCACAAACCATCACCAATATTATTTCTCAAGCCTTAGCCGATGACAAAAAAGTGCTGTTTGTGGCTGAGAAAATGGCGGCATTGGATGTGGTAAAAAGGCGTTTAGATAACTGTAATATTGGTGATTTCGTACTTGAATTGCACTCAAATAAAGCCAATAAGAAAGCGGTATTGGGCTCCTTAGAGGAAGCCTTATTGCAAAAAGCGCCCATCACTCCACAGCACAGTGATGACATACAAAAGTTGGTGGCGTTGCGCGCTCAACTGGATGACTACAGCCGCGCCGTGAATGCGCCCATCAAAGAGAGTGGTGTCAGTTATCAAGTGGCATTGGGCCATTCAATGCACGCTCAGCAGACATTAACCGATCAAGGCATTGACTTATCTGAGCTACCTGAGGTTGCGGCAACGGTGAGTGATTGGTCCCATACTCAGTTTAAGGAAGTGCTGGGTAATATTCAGGAATTGGTGGACTACTTAGCGGTGCATGGCGCGCCATGTGAAAACAGCTTTAGCTCAACTCGTTTACAAGAAGCGTCACCGAGCATGCTGACCAATGCTAAACAGTGCGGTGAAACACTGGCCAAGGTGCAAGGGGAGATTGTTGACGTCATTACCCATTTGGCAAAACGTGCCGAGTTACATATGACGGTGGAGTCTTTTGCCGATGCCATGAAGGCGCTACAGTCATTATCTGTGATTGCGGCTAAGCCGAATTTACAAGGGGTAAGTACCGAATCATCTCAGTGGGCAAGCAACGGCGACAGCATCTTGCAATTTGCCCAACATGGTCTTGAGTTGCAACAAAGTATGCAGCAATTGCAGGGCGAGTTTGTGGAGTCGGCCTTTGATTACGATTGGACCCAAACACGCGGCGTGTTCTCCACTACCGGTAAAAAGTGGTGGCGTTTTTTATCTGGCGATTTTAGAAAATTAAAAGCGAATTTTGCCGGGTTACGTAAAGATGGATTAACAGGCAATGTGGATGAATGGCTTGTGTCTATCGATGCATTGTTACAAGTAAAGTCCAATCAGCGTCAGTTTATTGAGTCGGCGCAGGCCGCCATTCAAGTGATTGGTGATAATTACCGTAAAGAACGCACCGACTGGGCAGCATTATTGGAACCGATGCAATGGGTATATAACGCCACTAAAGCCATAGAGGATGAGAGTATCGATAGCAGTGTGGCGCGCTTCTTTGATACCTCTGATGTTCCCGTCACCACCGATCAACTGGCTAGCATCAATGAATTGCTAGAACAGCGCGATAGCATGGTTCAAGGGCTATGTGACGATCTGCAATTGGACAGCGAAGCCTTTATGCAGCAAATAGCCAGTGCGAAAGGGCAACAAATCACTGGTTTTATTAATGACTTAGATAACTTTTATGAACTGGTTCGCTTTAACCGTATAAGCGAGAGATTGAACCAACAACACTTACACGCGTGGAGTGTGCTGGCTTATACTTGGCAATCGCAACCTGATCTGATGCGTCTTGGCTTTCAATATGCTTATTACTCACAATTGGTCAATGAAGTGTATGAACAAGAGCAAGCCATTAAAGAGTTTGATCGCGTGGCACATGAGCAGTGCATTGCACAATTTAAAAGTATTGATAAACAGCTGTTCAGTTTTGCGCAAGAAAAGCTGGTGGATGATTTATTCTCCCGTTTACCAAACCCAAGTGCTCGTGGTGAGGTGGAAACGCTACGTCGTGAATTTAATAAAAAACGCCGTCATTTACCTATTCGACGTCTGTTAAATCGAGCTGGACGCGCTATTCAGCAAATCAAACCCGTATTTATGATGAGCCCCATGTCCATTGCCACCTATCTGGATCCTGCAACGATTGAATTTGATCTGGTGGTCTTTGATGAAGCCTCACAGGTCAAAGTGGCTGATGGATTGGGGGCGATCTTACGCGGTAAACAAGTGATAGTGGTAGGGGATACTAAGCAGATGCCACCCACCAGTTTCTTTGGTCGTCAGTACTCACTCGATGACGAAGAAGCCGAAGAGAGCATGACCGCCGATATTGAAAGTATTTTGGGGATGTTTTTAGCCGCAGGCTCCCCAGAGCGCATGTTACGTTGGCACTATCGTAGCCGCCATGAATCGCTCATTGCCGTCTCTAACCAAGAGTTTTATGACAACAAATTGATGATATTCCCATCTTCAGGCATTAACCCTCATGCCAAGGGGTTGAGTTTTAACTACTTGCCTCACACCACATACGATCGTGGTGGAGCAAGGGTCAATGTAGGGGAAGCATCGGAAGTGGCGAAGGCGGTGATGGAGCATGCGACACACTCACCGGAACAGACATTAGGAATCGTGGCCTTTAGTACCGCTCAGCGTGATACGATTTTGTTGGAAGTGGACCGCTTGCGTAAAGAAAATCCACATCTTGAACACTTCTTTGCCGAACATGCACAAGGGGAAGATTTCTTTGTTAAGAATCTTGAAAATGTTCAGGGTGATGAAAGAGACACCATCTTTATTAGTATTGGCTATGGTAAAACCCAAGAAGGGCGTTTGCCAATGAGCTTTGGTCCGGTGAACTCAGATGGCGGTGAACGTCGCTTAAATGTATTAATTTCTCGTGCGCGTATGAGCATGCAGGTATTTTGTAACTTTAAAGCCGACGAAATGCCTACTACAGGTGAAACACCATTTGGGGTTCGTGCGTTGAAAAACTTCCTTCACTATGCGGAAACTAAAGAGTTAGTTCGTCCAGCGGAAACGGGCAAAGAGCCGGATTCTCCGTTTGAAGAAGAAGTCATTTCCACCATTCGCAGTTTGGGTTATCAAGTACAACCTCAAGTGGGTTGCGCCGGTTTCTATATTGATATTGCCGTTCGTGATCCTGCCAAACCGGGCCGTTATATGTTAGCGGTAGAGTGTGATGGTGCGACCTATCATAGCTCCAAAAGTGCTAGGGACAGAGATAGAATCCGTCAAGGGGTCTTAGAAGGGTTGGGATGGCGTTTCCATCGCATTTGGAGTACCGACTGGTTTAGAAACCGTCAAAAAGCGACGCAACGTTTGGATGAGGCTCTTAAGTCGGCCAAAGCTTTTTATGCCAATTATGATGAAAATGCACCCGTTGCCAAACCTGCCGCAAAACCTGCGCCTAAAGCAAAAATTGAGCGAGTGGAAGTGGCCGAGGTGGCCGAAGTGCATAGTGCCGCCAACTATACGGTGATGGATGTAGCGCAGTTATCATTAACTCCCGAACAAACCATTCCCGAAACGCCTGTGGCTGTGCTAGCAGCAGACATTGAGACAGTGTTAACTATTGAATCTCCGATGCACACTAAACATTTGGCGATTCGTTTGCTTTCCGCTATTGGCGCAACGCGATCAGGGGCGAGAATTAACCGCGCTATTGCCAGTGCTATTGCTCAGTTACAGCTGCAGGGCAAAGTGAGTGTTGATGGGGATTTTGTCATTTATCCTAAGACAGAAACCACAGTGCGCAATCGTAAATCACTGCCTAGTAATGAGCGTAAGTTTGACTTTGTTTCCGATACAGAAATTGCCATGGCAGCTAGAGAAACCGTGCGAGATACGTTTTCTATTGCACAGGATGAACTGGTGAAATGTGTCACCGAAATACTGGGATTTTCCAGCACCAGTCAAGGGATGAAACGCCGCGTAGAAGCGGTGCTAAACCAGCAACAAGAGGCGGGGAAACTGAATTTACAAGGGGATACGTATACCGTTGCTAGTAAATAA